The window TCAAAGCACAGCCCTCCAGGAAAAAGAAACCGAGAGATTGAAAGATGTCGTAACCGGATTCGTACACGATGTGAAATCGCTTCTGTGGAATGAGGTTAAGGATGAGAATCTTCAGAGAATCGTAGAAGAGTTCTACGAGTTTGCGAAACTGGAGGCCGGGATTGAAAGATTGAGAAAAGAGCCAGTGAACTTGGTGGAACTTGTAAACGATGTGGTGGAAAGATTCCCCGGAAAGGTTTCCCTCGAGTACGAGGAAGAAGTGACGATTCAAGCAGATCCCACAAAGCTCTTCAGGGCATTTTACAACCTGATAGAAAACGCCGTCAAGTATTCTTCGGGGTGTGTGGAGGTCTTCGTGTCAAAGGACAGGGTGGTTGTGAAAGGACCAGGACCGGAGATTCCGTACGAGGTACGAGCGAATCTCTTTGAAAAGAAGAAAAAAAGCAAAGGCACAGGCATAGGCCTGTATCTCGTCAGAGAGCTTTTGGAGATGCACGGTTTCAGAGTCATCTACAGAAGAGAGGGAGGGTTCAACATCTTCGAGGTTCAAATCGGGTACACGGGCATATCGTCGGTGAAATCAGACAGAGATTCCAGATAGTTGAAATCTACTCCTATTTTCTCTTCGTATCTTTTTCTCAGAAACTTCTTTCCAACCTCTCCAAGGATGATGGCTATGAGAAGATCCTCATCGGTCTCCACAAGAACTCCCAGCTCTTCCCTGGCTTTCTCCACCTCGGCCTCCAGCAAGTCCGCCGGCCTACAGTCTATGGGTTTTTCTTCGCCCAGGATTTTCTTCACAAGTCCTGGGTCTATCGGCGCGGGTGGCCTCCCGTAGAGCCCTTTCACGTAGTTTCTCGTTTCGTTCGTTATTCTCTCGTATCTACCGTAAACAACGTTCAGAAAGGCCTGAACACCAACGATCTGGCTCGTCGGCGTGACAAGAGGCGGATATCCCAGATCTTTTTGAACCCGAGGAACCTCTTCTAAAACCTTGTCCAGAAGATGCTCCATTCTCT of the Thermotoga sp. genome contains:
- a CDS encoding HAMP domain-containing sensor histidine kinase; this translates as MIALRTFLITFLVNAALLSVFWSSKVDFIDVAIFSFFSALLVGVATQVLVSKRLLRLRESISKKQPFDDFLNDEITKLSEEINTLVQSTALQEKETERLKDVVTGFVHDVKSLLWNEVKDENLQRIVEEFYEFAKLEAGIERLRKEPVNLVELVNDVVERFPGKVSLEYEEEVTIQADPTKLFRAFYNLIENAVKYSSGCVEVFVSKDRVVVKGPGPEIPYEVRANLFEKKKKSKGTGIGLYLVRELLEMHGFRVIYRREGGFNIFEVQIGYTGISSVKSDRDSR